One genomic window of Tenacibaculum tangerinum includes the following:
- a CDS encoding class I SAM-dependent methyltransferase, which translates to MEKRRRKFQGVVNILSFNRHFYSIGLIGLGFVVLSQYLFTYNHSLKWFLVIAFTYGLVAPLVVSAYVYDFSRYYDFNWIDKLNLRESVGSKIVNMNAGFDETSYILKEKFQESNLQVFDFYDEMKHTEQAIKIARKVSSVYPNTNIINTSKIPLEDTCVDFLFLLSAAHEIRSNKEKITFFKECSRVLKNSGKILVVEHLRDVPNFLAFSIGFTHFFSKKTWKNVFEKANLKLKEEIKFTPFVSVFVLENNNKN; encoded by the coding sequence ATGGAAAAAAGAAGAAGAAAATTTCAAGGAGTAGTAAACATACTTAGTTTTAATAGGCATTTTTATAGCATAGGCTTGATAGGTTTGGGATTCGTGGTTTTAAGTCAATACTTATTTACCTATAATCATTCTCTAAAATGGTTTTTAGTTATAGCTTTTACCTACGGCTTAGTAGCACCTTTGGTAGTATCAGCGTATGTATATGATTTTAGTAGATATTATGATTTTAATTGGATTGATAAGCTGAATTTGAGAGAATCGGTTGGTAGTAAAATTGTCAATATGAATGCAGGTTTTGATGAGACGAGTTACATTTTAAAGGAAAAGTTTCAAGAATCAAACTTACAAGTTTTTGATTTCTACGATGAGATGAAGCATACAGAGCAGGCTATAAAAATAGCAAGAAAAGTAAGCAGCGTATATCCAAATACCAACATAATAAATACAAGTAAAATTCCTTTAGAAGATACATGTGTTGATTTTCTCTTTTTATTGTCAGCAGCACATGAAATTAGGTCTAATAAAGAGAAAATAACTTTTTTTAAAGAGTGTTCTCGAGTTTTAAAAAATAGTGGAAAAATTTTAGTTGTTGAACACCTTAGAGATGTACCAAATTTCTTAGCTTTTTCAATTGGATTTACACATTTTTTTTCAAAAAAAACATGGAAAAATGTATTTGAAAAGGCAAATCTGAAACTAAAAGAAGAAATAAAATTTACACCGTTTGTATCGGTATTTGTACTTGAAAATAATAATAAAAACTAG
- a CDS encoding DUF5522 domain-containing protein has product MKQNIIKPTPDEYYLNEQGYRVFKEAYHLRRGYCCKSGCKHCPYGYDKNTDSFKKM; this is encoded by the coding sequence ATGAAGCAGAATATAATAAAACCTACTCCCGATGAATATTATTTAAACGAGCAGGGATATCGGGTTTTTAAAGAGGCGTACCATTTGCGAAGAGGTTATTGCTGTAAAAGTGGATGCAAACATTGCCCTTATGGGTACGATAAAAACACCGATAGCTTTAAAAAAATGTGA
- a CDS encoding DoxX-like family protein, producing the protein MNKKYLHKVSTLLIACVWLINGFFCKILNLVPRHQEILGKIIDSNYARELTIIIGILEIVMLIWIISKYQSKLNAITQITIVMLMNIIEIILIPDALLWGKFNIVFALLFVFTVYVNEFRFKKIA; encoded by the coding sequence ATGAATAAAAAGTATTTACATAAAGTGTCAACATTATTAATTGCTTGTGTTTGGTTGATAAACGGATTCTTTTGTAAAATTCTTAACCTCGTTCCAAGGCATCAAGAAATATTAGGAAAAATAATTGATAGTAATTACGCAAGAGAGTTAACTATCATCATTGGAATACTGGAAATTGTTATGCTGATATGGATAATATCCAAATATCAATCAAAATTGAATGCAATAACACAAATTACAATTGTTATGCTGATGAATATAATCGAAATTATCCTAATACCTGACGCATTGCTGTGGGGAAAATTCAATATAGTTTTTGCACTCTTGTTTGTGTTTACAGTTTATGTAAATGAGTTTCGGTTTAAAAAAATAGCATAA
- a CDS encoding DUF4136 domain-containing protein, translating into MKKIRLLFLPVVVLLITSCSSVKVMTDYDTKADFKDYKTFAFYKTGIDKAQISDLDKKRIMRAIETELLAKGMTKSATPDVLVSLFTKSRERININDNNYGWGMGYGWGWNPWMWGGANRLDVNQYTEGTLFLDIIDAKNKELVWQGIGTGALSSSTSMERKEERIKEFVAKIMAEYPPKANK; encoded by the coding sequence ATGAAAAAAATAAGATTACTTTTTTTACCAGTAGTAGTACTGCTTATCACTTCGTGTAGTTCAGTAAAAGTAATGACCGATTACGATACGAAAGCTGATTTTAAAGACTACAAAACATTTGCGTTCTACAAAACAGGAATAGACAAAGCTCAAATTTCCGATTTAGATAAAAAGCGTATTATGCGAGCTATTGAAACGGAATTGTTAGCAAAAGGAATGACAAAATCAGCCACTCCAGATGTATTGGTAAGCTTGTTTACGAAATCGAGAGAACGTATCAATATAAATGATAACAATTATGGCTGGGGTATGGGCTACGGCTGGGGTTGGAATCCTTGGATGTGGGGAGGAGCTAATCGTTTAGACGTAAATCAGTATACCGAAGGAACTTTGTTTTTAGATATTATTGATGCAAAAAACAAAGAATTAGTATGGCAAGGAATAGGAACAGGTGCACTAAGTTCGAGTACTAGCATGGAGCGTAAAGAAGAAAGGATAAAAGAATTCGTAGCCAAAATTATGGCGGAGTATCCACCTAAAGCTAACAAGTAA
- a CDS encoding DUF4197 domain-containing protein produces the protein MKKIAVFLIALAFTGCAELQNVINQLPQGGLTQEQIGSGLRQALDNGIQHQVTKLTSKDGFYKNDLVKILLPEELQAVDKGLRSIGLGNLADEGLKAINRTAEDAVKTATPIFVNAVKEITFNDAKNILLGADNAATNYLQGKTTSALYSEFNPVIKNSFAKVGADKIWSNIISKYNSIPFVNKVNPDLTDYVTTKALEGVFTMIAVEEKGIREKVGLRDTPLLRQVFALQDNR, from the coding sequence ATGAAAAAAATAGCAGTATTTTTAATAGCTCTTGCCTTTACAGGGTGTGCAGAATTGCAGAACGTAATCAATCAATTACCACAGGGAGGATTAACACAGGAACAAATAGGAAGTGGTTTGCGTCAAGCTTTAGACAATGGTATTCAGCACCAAGTAACCAAGTTAACTTCAAAAGATGGGTTTTATAAAAATGATTTGGTAAAAATTTTGTTACCAGAAGAACTACAAGCAGTTGACAAAGGATTACGCAGTATAGGTTTAGGTAATTTGGCAGATGAAGGGTTGAAAGCGATTAACAGAACAGCAGAAGATGCTGTAAAAACAGCGACGCCTATCTTTGTAAATGCAGTAAAGGAAATTACTTTTAACGATGCAAAAAATATTTTATTAGGAGCAGACAATGCTGCTACCAATTATTTACAAGGAAAAACAACTTCAGCGCTGTATAGCGAATTTAATCCTGTAATTAAAAACTCGTTTGCAAAAGTAGGGGCAGACAAAATATGGTCTAACATCATATCTAAGTACAATAGCATCCCATTTGTAAATAAAGTAAATCCAGATTTAACAGACTACGTGACAACTAAAGCTTTAGAAGGAGTGTTTACTATGATTGCTGTTGAAGAAAAAGGAATTCGTGAAAAAGTAGGATTACGTGATACTCCATTGTTACGTCAAGTGTTTGCTTTACAGGATAATAGATAG
- a CDS encoding GbsR/MarR family transcriptional regulator — protein sequence MKLEDAKLKYIHTWGSLATNWGINKTMAQVHALLLVSTKPLSADEIMETLQISRGNVNMNVRALIDWGIVSKEFVVGERKEFFVADKDIWELFKQITKERKKREIEPVLKVLDELQEEVNDTSEEAAAFKKVMNDLSSVTKTVNGILEKAIKADEHWLLSNFTKMIKK from the coding sequence ATGAAATTAGAAGACGCAAAATTAAAATACATTCATACTTGGGGAAGTTTAGCGACCAACTGGGGAATTAACAAGACCATGGCACAAGTACATGCGCTATTGTTAGTTTCTACCAAACCTCTTTCTGCCGATGAAATTATGGAAACCCTACAAATTTCTAGAGGGAACGTGAATATGAATGTACGTGCTTTAATTGATTGGGGAATTGTAAGCAAAGAGTTTGTGGTAGGAGAGCGTAAGGAATTTTTTGTTGCTGATAAAGATATTTGGGAACTCTTTAAACAAATAACAAAAGAGCGTAAGAAAAGAGAGATAGAACCGGTTTTAAAGGTGTTAGATGAATTACAAGAAGAGGTGAACGACACTTCAGAAGAAGCAGCAGCCTTTAAAAAAGTGATGAATGATTTATCTTCTGTAACCAAAACAGTCAATGGAATTTTAGAAAAAGCTATTAAAGCAGATGAACATTGGTTGTTATCTAACTTTACCAAAATGATTAAAAAGTAA
- a CDS encoding RNA polymerase sigma factor encodes MSNDFYTTSILPYAGIIIKICRAYTDSQEDFEDFYQEACLQIWKSRDAFQHKSKWSTWIYRITLNICLTLAKRNAKKEYSLEKTPNLSEDNKAFQNEDLNLLYDAIKRLSEVDRAIILLHLEENPYKEIAAIIGTSANNIAVRINRIKKQLKIVLDGKIN; translated from the coding sequence TTGAGTAACGATTTTTATACAACATCCATTCTACCTTACGCAGGCATCATTATTAAAATATGTAGGGCGTACACAGACTCTCAAGAAGATTTTGAAGATTTTTATCAAGAGGCTTGTTTACAAATATGGAAAAGTAGAGATGCTTTTCAGCACAAGTCGAAATGGTCTACTTGGATTTACAGAATTACGCTAAACATATGTTTAACCTTAGCTAAAAGAAATGCTAAAAAGGAATATTCTTTAGAAAAAACTCCCAATTTATCGGAGGACAATAAAGCGTTTCAAAACGAAGATTTAAACTTGTTATACGATGCTATTAAGAGATTATCTGAAGTCGACAGAGCGATAATTTTACTGCATTTAGAAGAAAACCCTTACAAAGAAATTGCTGCGATTATTGGAACTAGCGCTAACAATATTGCAGTTCGCATTAACAGAATTAAAAAACAATTAAAAATAGTATTAGATGGAAAAATCAATTGA
- a CDS encoding urocanate hydratase, with the protein MTFKEQIKQGIPQVLPPKKEYDTAINHAPKRKEILTDEEKQLALRNALRYFDKKHHEELLPEFKEELEKYGRIYMYRFRPDYKMYARPIDEYPGKCEQAKAIMVMIQNNLDYAVAQHPHELITYGGNGAVFSNWAQYLLTMKYLSEMTHKQTLVMYSGHPMGLFPSHKDAPRVVVTNGMMIPNYSKPDDWERFNALGVTQYGQMTAGSYMYIGPQGIVHGTTITVLNGFRKIGKSPKGNLFVTAGLGGMSGAQPKAGTIAGCITVCAEVNPKITQVRLDQGWIDEKMTDLDALVARVREAKEKQEVVSLAYLGNVVDVWEKFAEEEVYIDLGSDQTSLHNPWAGGYYPVGMSFEESNEMMANNPELFKEKVQETLRRHAKAINKHTEKGTYFFDYGNAFLLEASRAGADVMNPNPTLGREFKYPSYVQDIMGPMCFDYGFGPFRWVCTSGKPEDLAKTDAIACKVLEKIMKKSPEEIQQQMADNIRWIKGAQENKLVVGSQARILYADAEGRIKIAAAFNKAIKKGKIGPVVLGRDHHDVSGTDSPYRETSNIYDGSRFTADMAIHNVIGDSFRGATWVSIHNGGGVGWGEVINGGFGMLLDGTKDASRRLKSMLFWDVNNGIARRSWARNEEAVFAIKRAMEAEKKLKVTLPNLVDDALFKKI; encoded by the coding sequence ATGACTTTTAAAGAACAGATAAAACAAGGAATTCCACAAGTATTACCTCCGAAAAAGGAATACGATACTGCCATAAATCATGCCCCAAAACGTAAAGAAATTTTAACTGATGAAGAGAAGCAATTAGCATTAAGAAATGCTTTACGCTATTTTGATAAAAAGCATCACGAAGAATTACTGCCTGAATTTAAGGAGGAATTAGAAAAGTATGGTAGAATTTATATGTATCGCTTTCGTCCTGATTATAAAATGTATGCACGTCCGATTGACGAGTATCCGGGTAAGTGTGAGCAAGCCAAAGCAATCATGGTAATGATTCAAAATAATTTAGATTATGCCGTAGCACAACATCCGCACGAATTAATTACGTATGGTGGAAATGGTGCCGTATTTTCGAATTGGGCACAATACTTACTAACCATGAAGTATTTGTCTGAAATGACTCATAAGCAAACCTTGGTCATGTATTCAGGACATCCAATGGGACTATTTCCATCGCATAAAGATGCACCAAGAGTGGTGGTTACCAATGGAATGATGATTCCGAATTATTCCAAACCAGATGATTGGGAAAGATTCAATGCTTTGGGGGTAACACAATACGGACAAATGACTGCGGGGAGTTACATGTATATTGGTCCGCAAGGAATTGTTCATGGAACTACGATTACCGTGTTAAACGGATTTAGAAAAATTGGAAAATCACCTAAAGGAAATCTATTTGTTACTGCAGGTTTGGGCGGAATGAGTGGGGCGCAACCCAAAGCAGGAACTATTGCGGGTTGTATTACGGTTTGTGCTGAGGTGAATCCGAAAATAACGCAGGTTCGTTTAGATCAGGGTTGGATTGATGAAAAGATGACCGATTTAGACGCTTTAGTAGCACGTGTTCGAGAAGCAAAAGAAAAGCAAGAGGTGGTTTCGTTAGCTTATTTAGGAAATGTAGTAGATGTTTGGGAGAAATTTGCAGAAGAAGAGGTGTATATCGATTTAGGCTCCGATCAAACTTCGCTTCACAATCCGTGGGCAGGAGGTTACTATCCTGTTGGGATGTCGTTTGAAGAGTCAAACGAAATGATGGCGAACAATCCCGAACTGTTTAAAGAGAAAGTACAAGAAACGTTACGTCGCCATGCCAAAGCAATAAACAAACACACAGAAAAAGGAACCTATTTCTTTGATTACGGAAATGCTTTTTTACTAGAAGCGAGTAGGGCAGGAGCAGATGTCATGAATCCGAATCCTACCCTGGGAAGAGAATTCAAGTACCCTAGTTATGTACAAGATATCATGGGACCGATGTGTTTCGATTATGGTTTTGGTCCTTTCCGTTGGGTATGTACTTCGGGAAAACCAGAAGATTTAGCGAAAACAGATGCTATTGCTTGTAAGGTGTTAGAGAAAATCATGAAAAAATCTCCTGAAGAAATCCAACAGCAAATGGCAGATAACATTCGGTGGATTAAAGGGGCACAAGAGAATAAGTTAGTCGTAGGTTCGCAAGCACGTATTTTATATGCTGATGCTGAAGGACGTATAAAAATAGCAGCAGCTTTTAATAAGGCAATAAAAAAAGGAAAAATAGGTCCAGTAGTTTTAGGTCGTGACCATCACGATGTTTCTGGAACCGATTCTCCATACCGAGAAACATCTAATATTTATGATGGGTCTCGTTTTACAGCCGATATGGCAATTCATAATGTAATAGGCGATAGTTTTAGAGGAGCTACGTGGGTCTCTATTCACAACGGAGGTGGTGTAGGTTGGGGTGAAGTAATCAATGGCGGATTTGGCATGCTTCTTGATGGTACTAAAGATGCATCAAGACGTCTAAAATCAATGCTTTTTTGGGATGTAAATAACGGAATAGCAAGACGAAGCTGGGCAAGAAATGAAGAAGCAGTTTTTGCCATTAAGCGTGCAATGGAAGCTGAGAAAAAATTAAAAGTAACACTTCCAAATCTAGTAGATGATGCATTGTTTAAAAAAATATAA
- a CDS encoding DUF2071 domain-containing protein yields MIVSLKNHPFAVEAFFESSVVVTFAVPKEDLEDLIPECLELDTFNNQWAFLALAMVQTKDLRPKGFPKILGNDFFLIGYRVFVRYTNLKGKKLRGLYILKSETDSKRMKIAGNVFTHYNYTTSDINQVKRGNHKSIYSKKSAFYFVYDESSNVSLPKDSPFSSWKEARRFAGPLPFTFTYKGDKKELLIIEGVRNNWKPMPIKIVDYNFSFIKDLGLTNVRVANSFSIKNVPYYWKKGKIELWKKEEENFKE; encoded by the coding sequence ATGATAGTATCGTTAAAAAATCACCCATTTGCAGTCGAGGCATTTTTCGAAAGTTCGGTTGTGGTAACATTTGCCGTTCCAAAGGAAGACCTAGAAGACCTAATTCCGGAATGTTTGGAACTTGATACTTTTAATAATCAATGGGCTTTTTTAGCTTTAGCCATGGTACAAACTAAGGATTTAAGACCGAAAGGTTTTCCTAAAATCTTAGGAAATGATTTCTTTTTAATTGGTTATCGTGTTTTTGTACGATATACCAATTTAAAAGGGAAAAAATTAAGAGGACTGTATATTTTAAAATCGGAAACGGATAGTAAAAGAATGAAAATAGCTGGTAATGTATTTACTCATTACAATTACACCACTTCAGATATCAATCAAGTAAAGCGAGGTAATCATAAGAGTATTTATTCAAAAAAATCAGCTTTTTATTTCGTTTATGATGAGTCAAGTAATGTATCGCTTCCAAAAGATTCACCTTTCTCTAGCTGGAAAGAAGCTAGAAGGTTTGCAGGACCTTTGCCATTCACCTTTACGTATAAAGGAGATAAAAAAGAACTATTAATTATAGAAGGAGTGCGAAATAATTGGAAACCAATGCCTATTAAAATTGTTGATTATAATTTTTCATTTATAAAAGACCTTGGATTAACAAATGTGAGAGTTGCTAACTCATTTAGTATTAAAAACGTTCCGTATTACTGGAAAAAAGGGAAAATTGAATTATGGAAAAAAGAAGAAGAAAATTTCAAGGAGTAG
- a CDS encoding LysR family transcriptional regulator, with amino-acid sequence MSYQLELRHLRYFLAVAEELHFRKAAERLFISQPGLSRQIKQMEADLEIQLFERHNRKVILTPAGVYLKDELTRNLKNLDTIFQHAKLLQEGKRGKLEFGYVGSAMQEIIPKLLVAFKKTHANVQFGLKEMDNQKQIENLLHQKIDVGFVRLDSVPRGLNIQPILKENFCLVLPKDHPINASNFKNLNQLKNEPFILFDPSYSPSYHEKVMQIFTDSGFTPIISHLTIHAASIYKLVENNFGLSIVPKSLQQGYDMNVQFIELTDIKQHTTLSVVWNTHNRNPLLNTLINTIVTMK; translated from the coding sequence ATGAGTTATCAATTAGAATTAAGACACCTTCGCTATTTTTTAGCGGTTGCAGAAGAATTGCACTTTAGAAAAGCTGCGGAACGATTATTCATCTCGCAGCCAGGTTTGAGTAGACAAATAAAACAAATGGAAGCTGATTTAGAAATTCAGTTGTTTGAAAGACATAACCGAAAAGTAATACTCACACCCGCAGGGGTGTACCTAAAAGACGAGTTAACCAGAAATCTTAAAAATTTAGATACTATTTTTCAGCATGCAAAATTGCTACAAGAAGGTAAGCGCGGAAAACTAGAATTTGGATATGTAGGTTCTGCCATGCAAGAAATAATTCCAAAATTATTAGTTGCTTTCAAAAAAACGCATGCAAATGTACAGTTTGGTTTAAAAGAAATGGACAATCAAAAACAAATTGAAAATTTACTACATCAAAAAATTGATGTTGGTTTTGTTCGGCTAGACAGTGTGCCCAGGGGATTGAATATTCAACCTATATTGAAAGAAAATTTTTGTTTGGTTTTACCCAAAGACCACCCTATAAACGCTTCTAATTTCAAAAACTTAAATCAATTAAAAAACGAACCTTTTATCTTGTTTGACCCTTCCTATAGTCCGTCTTATCATGAAAAAGTAATGCAAATTTTCACCGATAGCGGCTTTACACCTATCATATCGCATCTTACCATTCATGCAGCTTCTATATACAAATTGGTAGAAAATAATTTCGGACTCTCCATCGTTCCTAAATCACTACAACAGGGGTATGATATGAATGTTCAATTCATCGAACTCACCGATATTAAACAACACACCACCTTATCAGTTGTATGGAATACACATAACAGAAACCCACTTTTAAACACGCTGATTAACACAATAGTAACAATGAAGTAA